CCAGAAAAAGCAATACCACACTCCACTACTTCTTTTACATGCGGATATTGTAATATTTCAGTATGATAGGATTGTGTTTGTATTTGATCTAAGGAAAGTTTAGCTGCACTTTCCAGTTCTTTTTCTTTACGAACCTGTTTAAATTCCAATAGAAGCGCTTTTGAACCTTCTTTTTTAGGGATTAATAAAAGATCATAACGCCCTAAGCCGCTTTCTCTGTTGGAGCGTATATAATGGGTGATGCCCAAACTTGCTAACATCCCTAACACAAGACCATGGTAAAAGCCTTCTGATGTGTTACTTTTTTTTGTATCAAAATAGCTCACACTTCCACGTAAAAAATAGCTAAGCTGTTCTACAAAAGCAGGAACTTCACCAACTACCAAATGTTTCAAAAAAGAATCATATTGTGGCTTTCGCTCAAATTGATTGACGAACCATGCTTGAAAAAATGTACTATAGAGTCTCCATATTTCATAATTGGGTATGCTTACTTTACAATCATATACTGTAGTATAGGCACTTAAACTACTTGTTTCAAAGGTCAAATAGCCAGCAAATAACAAAAGACTCCAAAAAGATGTATCATCTTTATCTAGGATATCAAAAGCAAGGTGTTTGTTGATAGATATAGTTACGGATTCCCCGCGCATCAACTGTTCGAATTGTTCTTTGATATCAGAATGAGCAGTAAGTACCTTTTTTTCGATTAAGTTATTATTACCCGTATTCACCCAATAGACATCAAAACGACCTGATTTATTGATACAGGAAATAATAGACCAAGGGTTATACATGACTAAATGCCCTACCCTATAACCATTGTACCAACTTTTCACTTCTTCCATAGCAGTGCCAAGACCATGTTCTTCAAATAAAGATGCAACTTCATCTTCACTAAAGCCAAAGTGGGCACTATATTCTTCATCTAACAAGGTATAGGTCTCTAGATTATTCAGCCCAGACAGCATACTATCCTTAGAAACACGCAAAATACCCGTTAAAACACCTCTTGCTAATGCATCATTATCTTTTAAAGCAGCACTAAATAGGTTACGCATAAATGCTACCATCGCATCCAAATATTTCTTATTACCATAAGCTTTGTTGAGTGGGGTATCGTATTCATCTATGAGAATATAGACTTTTTGACCATGGTGTTGGTAGAGACATTTACTAAGCAACTCTAAAGAGGCTTCCAACTCTTGCTGATTGGCTTGTTTATCTAGAATGGTATGCAATTGCCTTAACGTTATTGCATTAATTTTATCGCTTTTCAATAAGTAGGCATATGAACTATACATCTTTACGATCAATCCATACACCGAATTATAGGCCCCTTGAAAATCATCTGCGTTCACATCCTTAAAGCTTACCATAATGACAGGGTACTTACCTTGATGTTGCTCAAGGTATTTACCACCATCTAGCTTACCGATCGCTAAATCATCAAATAAACCAGCTGTATTTACCCCACTAACCTCTGAGGCAAAAAAATGCTGCAACATAGACATATTCAGTGTCTTTCCCCAGCGACGAGGGCGAGCAATTAAAGTAACTTCTTCGCCTTTACGCAGTAAATCAGCAATCATTTCTGTCTTATCACAAAAAAGGTAATCATTAGATATCAACTTATGGAAGTTACTAACCCCAATCGGTATTTTTTTCATCATGCTATCAGAACATTTAAAACCATACACTCTATAATTATATAAAGTTACCATAAGTAGCACCTTAATATATATTGATTATCCTATTACTTGACCCTACGCATCTTTCGAAGATAATTTGTTAATCCCACATGATTGTTATACCCTAATATAGTTGCCATCTTTCTAATCGAAACACCCAACCCAGTCAATTCGTTGATTCGTTCAATATCCTGATCAAACTTACTTTTTTGAATGGCCCCCTTGGCTTACCTAACTTTATCCCTTGTATTTTCTTAGCATATAAGGCTTCTTTGGTTCTTAAACTTACTAAATCACGTTCCAACTCTGCCAGTAAGGAAAATATAGTCACAATAATTTTAGAGCTAAGATTGTCTTTGTTCAAATCGAGTCTTTGCTTAATGGCCATGATTCTGATCTTGCTTTTAATCATTTCATTGATGAGATGAAGTACTTCCGAAGTGCTTCTGCCTAACCGACTGATTTCAGTAATAATGATGGTATCGCCATCTGAGAGTTTACTGAGCAACTCATCGATTCTTCTTTTGAGCCGATCCTTTTGAGAAGAGATTTGGGTTTCTATGATATCATCAATGGTTAGCTCTTTTTTTCTAGCATATTCATAAAGCTCTAGTTTCTGGTTGTTTACATCTTGTTTATTGGTCGAAACACGAATATAAGCTATGGTTTTCATGGGGTAAAAATACAGTGTAAACAATTAATGTCAATATATACTGGCCTGAAAAAATAGGACAAAAAGTTTTTACTTTATTTTCCGTATGGTTTAGTTTTAAATTGATAAAATCAATTAATCAGATGGGAAGGAAAAAGATTAGTCATTTTAGTTCGGAAGAAAAGACTAAAATAGTATTAGCTTTACTAAAAGAAAAGAAGATTTAACGTTAGCCCAGCTATCGTCCAAATATGGCGTTACTAGTAAAACCCTTCAAAATTGGAAACGTCAGTTTTTAGAGAATGCCTCCATAGCCTTTGATCTATCAAAGGTTGTTAGCGTTTATAAAGATGAAATTAGCGCACTTAAGCATCAAAACGATGCACTTGCCAAGGCCTTAGGGAAGGCTACCGTTGAGCGAGATTGGGCACTGGGAAAGCTAAAGAGCTTGGATTTATTAAGTAAAAAAAGTCTTGTCAGATCCAAGCTTTCCCACTTATCCAAGGCAAGACAATGTGCGTTATTATCGATAAACCGCTCTTTGATATATTACAAATCTAAGGAATTAAACGACTGTAATTCAGCTGTTTTAAAGAAAATAGGTT
The nucleotide sequence above comes from Cardinium endosymbiont of Sogatella furcifera. Encoded proteins:
- a CDS encoding recombinase family protein, with translation MKTIAYIRVSTNKQDVNNQKLELYEYARKKELTIDDIIETQISSQKDRLKRRIDELLSKLSDGDTIIITEISRLGRSTSEVLHLINEMIKSKIRIMAIKQRLDLNKDNLSSKIIVTIFSLLAELERDLVSLRTKEALYAKKIQGIKLGKPRGPFKKVSLIRILNESTN
- a CDS encoding AAA family ATPase; amino-acid sequence: MMKKIPIGVSNFHKLISNDYLFCDKTEMIADLLRKGEEVTLIARPRRWGKTLNMSMLQHFFASEVSGVNTAGLFDDLAIGKLDGGKYLEQHQGKYPVIMVSFKDVNADDFQGAYNSVYGLIVKMYSSYAYLLKSDKINAITLRQLHTILDKQANQQELEASLELLSKCLYQHHGQKVYILIDEYDTPLNKAYGNKKYLDAMVAFMRNLFSAALKDNDALARGVLTGILRVSKDSMLSGLNNLETYTLLDEEYSAHFGFSEDEVASLFEEHGLGTAMEEVKSWYNGYRVGHLVMYNPWSIISCINKSGRFDVYWVNTGNNNLIEKKVLTAHSDIKEQFEQLMRGESVTISINKHLAFDILDKDDTSFWSLLLFAGYLTFETSSLSAYTTVYDCKVSIPNYEIWRLYSTFFQAWFVNQFERKPQYDSFLKHLVVGEVPAFVEQLSYFLRGSVSYFDTKKSNTSEGFYHGLVLGMLASLGITHYIRSNRESGLGRYDLLLIPKKEGSKALLLEFKQVRKEKELESAAKLSLDQIQTQSYHTEILQYPHVKEVVECGIAFSGKSVLAAYATYDLVGKQSGEVVLTGRYGKE